A DNA window from Phragmites australis chromosome 11, lpPhrAust1.1, whole genome shotgun sequence contains the following coding sequences:
- the LOC133885238 gene encoding pentatricopeptide repeat-containing protein At3g62470, mitochondrial-like produces MAIKPIPTTAPAAAVLHGDHQVAAAAILAAAGALRGDGAAVPVPGTPPPRPNRRIHRTHRPLLPLRPHTSRPPHLPLPLPPPHLNSASACAGPLLGRALLPLLPARSRSLPASPLACGAADALLQFQVERCISTSSVSDEDEGDEGGSPEQEAPSSSSHPEHVGRVCAAIADVVAAGADANLEAALSALSPPLSEPLVLAVLGRFKHAHRPSYRFFRWAAASGGFEHTTITYCKMVHILGKERQFESMVALVQEMGKTGALSMDAFKIAIKSFAAAGEIKNAVGVFEMMRKHSFDDGVESFNCLLVALAQEGLGREARQVFDKMHDRYTPDLRSYTALMLAWCNARNLVEAGQVWNEMLEKGMKPDVVVHNTMIEGLLRGQRRPEAVKMFELMKAKGPLPNGWTYTMLIRDHCKRGKMDMSMQCFEEMQEAGLQPDVATYTCLLVGYGNAKRMDRVTAVLEEMTQKGCPPDGRTYNALIKLLTNRNMPDDAARIYKKMIKKGLEPTIHTYNMMMKSYFLGGRNYAMGCAVWEEMHRNGICPDVNSYTVFINGHIRHGRPEEACKYIEEMINKGMKAPQIDYNKFAADFSKAGKPDILYELAQKVKFAGKFDVSNVFHQWAERMKCRVKRTVPNQTGNRMF; encoded by the coding sequence ATGGCCATTAAGCCCATACCAACcaccgcccccgccgccgccgtcctccaTGGAGACCACCAAGTCGCCGCGGCCGCTATACTCGCCGCCGCGGGAGCCCTCCGCGGCGACGGTGCTGCTGTGCCCGTGCCTGgcactcctcctcctcgccctaATCGTCGCATCCATCGCACTCACCGTCCACTTCTGCCTTTACGGCCACACACCTCTCGCCCACCTCATCTCCCCCTACCGCTGCCCCCACCGCATCTGAACTCCGCCAGCGCCTGCGCGGGCCCGCTCCTCGGCCGCGCGCTGCTTCCTCTGCTGCCGGCGAGATCCCGCTCCCTCCCTGCCTCGCCGCTGGCATGCGGGGCGGCGGACGCGCTCTTGCAATTCCAGGTGGAGAGGTGCATCTCCACTTCGTCTGTCTCCGACGAAGACGAGGGAGACGAGGGGGGATCACCGGAGCAGGAGGCGCCGTCGTCGTCGAGCCACCCGGAGCACGTGGGCCGCGTGTGCGCGGCCATCGCGgacgtcgtcgccgccggcgctgACGCGAACCTGGAAGCGGCGCTGTCCGCGCTCTCGCCGCCACTCTCCGAGCCGCTCGTGCTCGCGGTGCTCGGCCGCTTCAAGCACGCGCACAGACCTTCCTATCGCTTCTTCCGGTGGGCCGCCGCGTCTGGCGGGTTCGAGCACACCACCATTACCTACTGCAAGATGGTCCACATCCTTGGCAAGGAGAGGCAGTTCGAGTCCATGGTTGCGCTGGTCCAAGAAATGGGGAAGACGGGAGCCCTGTCCATGGACGCCTTCAAGATCGCTATCAAATCGTTCGCGGCGGCTGGCGAGATCAAGAATGCAGTCGGCGTGTTCGAGATGATGCGGAAGCATAGTTTTGATGATGGGGTGGAGTCATTCAATTGCTTGCTAGTCGCTTTGGCTCAAGAGGGATTGGGGAGGGAGGCCAGGCAGGTGTTTGATAAAATGCATGACCGGTACACCCCGGACCTGCGCTCTTACACAGCGCTGATGTTGGCGTGGTGCAATGCGAGGAATCTGGTCGAGGCTGGGCAGGTTTGGAATGAGATGCTGGAGAAGGGGATGAAGCCTGATGTTGTCGTGCACAACACGATGATTGAGGGGTTGCTGCGTGGGCAGAGGCGACCTGAGGCTGTGAAGATGTTTGAGCTGATGAAGGCGAAGGGACCTCTGCCGAATGGATGGACTTATACAATGTTGATTCGAGACCATTGTAAGCGTGGGAAGATGGACATGTCAATGCAGTGCTTTGAGGAGATGCAGGAGGCTGGGTTGCAACCAGACGTTGCTACCTATACATGCTTGCTTGTGGGATATGGGAATGCAAAGCGGATGGACAGAGTGACTGCAGTGTTGGAGGAGATGACACAGAAGGGGTGCCCCCCTGATGGCCGGACTTACAATGCACTGATTAAGCTGCTAACAAATAGGAATATGCCAGACGATGCCGCAAGGATATACAAGAAGATGATCAAGAAAGGGCTTGAGCCCACGATCCATACTTACAACATGATGATGAAGTCATATTTCCTTGGTGGGAGGAACTATGCTATGGGTTGTGCGGTGTGGGAGGAGATGCACCGTAATGGGATTTGTCCTGATGTGAACTCTTACACAGTGTTCATTAATGGGCATATACGACATGGCAGGCCAGAGGAGGCATGTAAATATATCGAGGAGATGATCAACAAAGGGATGAAGGCTCCGCAGATAGACTATAATAAGTTTGCTGCAGATTTCTCCAAGGCTGGGAAGCCTGACATACTGTATGAGTTGGCTCAGAAGGTGAAATTTGCAGGGAAATTTGATGTGTCTAATGTGTTCCATCAGTGGGCAGAGAGAATGAAATGTCGGGTCAAGAGAACTGTCCCTAACCAAACTGGTAACAGAATGTTCTAA